From Streptomyces sp. Edi4, one genomic window encodes:
- a CDS encoding DNA topoisomerase IV subunit B: MTAETSVPSTALLSGADRDGSNYTARHLLVLEGLEAVRKRPGMYIGSTDSRGLMHCLWEIIDNSVDEALGGHCDHIEVILHDDASVEVRDNGRGIPVDVEPKTGLSGVEVVMTKLHAGGKFGGGSYAASGGLHGVGASVVNALSARLDVEVDRSTTHAISFRRGVPGIFTEQGPDAPFDPGSGLRKGKRVPKGRTGTRIRYWADRQIFLKDAKLSLDTLYQRARQTAFLVPGLTIVVRDERGLDGEGKTEETFRFDGGISEFCEYLAEDKAVNDVLRLSGSGTFKETVPVLDDRGHMTPTEVTRELGVDIALRWGTGYDTNLKSFVNIIATPKGGTHVTGFERSVTKTVNEVLRATKMLRVAEDDVVKDDALEGLTAVVTVRLAEPQFEGQTKEVLGTSAANRIVANVVAKELKEFLTSTKRDAKAQARAVLDKIVAAARTRIAARQHKEAQRRKTALESSSLPAKLADCRSDDVERSELFIVEGDSALGTAKLARNSEFQALLPIRGKILNVQKASVSDMLKNAECGAIIQVIGAGSGRTFDIDAARYGKIVLLVDADVDGAHIRILLLTLFQRYMRPMVEAGRVFAAVPPLHRIELVQPKKGQDKYVYTYSDNELRSTLLEFQRKNIRYKDTIQRYKGLGEMDADQLAETTMDPRFRTLRRINIGDLEASEQVFDLLMGNEVAPRKEFITSSAATLDRSRIDA, from the coding sequence GTGACCGCCGAGACGTCCGTTCCGTCCACTGCGCTGCTGAGCGGGGCAGACCGCGACGGCTCCAACTACACCGCTCGGCATCTGCTCGTACTCGAAGGCCTCGAAGCCGTCCGCAAGCGGCCCGGCATGTACATCGGGTCCACGGACAGCCGCGGCCTGATGCACTGCCTCTGGGAAATCATCGACAACTCCGTCGATGAGGCCCTGGGCGGCCACTGCGACCACATCGAGGTGATCCTCCACGACGACGCCTCCGTCGAGGTGCGCGACAACGGCCGGGGCATCCCCGTCGACGTCGAGCCAAAGACCGGCCTCTCGGGCGTCGAGGTCGTCATGACCAAGCTGCACGCCGGCGGCAAGTTCGGCGGCGGCTCCTACGCCGCCTCCGGCGGCCTGCACGGCGTGGGCGCCTCCGTGGTGAACGCGCTCTCGGCCCGCCTCGACGTCGAGGTGGACCGGAGCACCACGCACGCGATCAGCTTCCGCCGCGGCGTGCCCGGAATCTTCACCGAGCAGGGCCCCGACGCGCCCTTCGACCCCGGCAGCGGACTGCGCAAGGGCAAGCGCGTGCCCAAGGGCCGCACCGGCACCCGCATCCGCTACTGGGCCGACCGCCAGATCTTCCTCAAGGACGCCAAACTCTCCCTGGACACGCTCTACCAGCGGGCCCGCCAGACGGCGTTCCTGGTGCCCGGCCTGACCATCGTGGTCCGCGACGAGCGGGGCCTGGACGGCGAGGGCAAGACCGAGGAGACGTTCCGCTTCGACGGCGGCATCAGCGAGTTCTGCGAGTACCTGGCCGAGGACAAGGCCGTCAATGACGTCCTGCGCCTGTCCGGCTCGGGCACCTTCAAGGAGACGGTCCCAGTCCTGGACGACCGGGGCCACATGACGCCCACCGAGGTCACCCGTGAGCTCGGCGTGGACATCGCGCTGCGCTGGGGCACCGGCTACGACACCAACCTGAAGTCGTTCGTGAACATCATCGCCACCCCCAAGGGCGGCACCCACGTCACCGGCTTCGAGCGCTCGGTCACCAAGACCGTCAACGAGGTCCTGCGCGCCACGAAGATGCTCCGGGTCGCCGAGGACGACGTCGTCAAGGACGACGCCCTGGAAGGGCTCACGGCGGTCGTCACCGTCCGGCTGGCCGAGCCGCAGTTCGAGGGCCAGACCAAGGAGGTCCTTGGCACATCGGCGGCCAACCGGATCGTCGCCAATGTGGTCGCCAAGGAGCTCAAGGAGTTCTTGACCTCCACGAAGCGGGACGCCAAGGCGCAGGCGAGGGCCGTCCTCGACAAGATCGTCGCGGCCGCCCGCACCCGCATCGCGGCCCGTCAGCACAAGGAGGCGCAGCGCCGCAAGACCGCGCTGGAATCCTCCTCGCTGCCGGCCAAGCTGGCGGACTGCCGCAGCGACGACGTCGAGCGCAGCGAGCTGTTCATCGTCGAGGGCGACTCGGCGCTCGGCACCGCCAAGCTCGCCCGCAACTCCGAGTTCCAGGCCCTGCTGCCGATCCGGGGCAAGATCCTCAACGTTCAGAAGGCGTCGGTCTCCGACATGCTGAAGAACGCGGAGTGCGGCGCGATCATCCAGGTCATAGGGGCGGGCTCGGGCCGCACCTTCGACATCGACGCCGCGCGGTACGGCAAGATCGTGCTGCTCGTCGACGCCGACGTGGACGGCGCGCACATCCGCATCCTGCTGCTGACCCTCTTCCAGCGCTACATGCGCCCGATGGTCGAGGCAGGCCGGGTCTTCGCCGCGGTGCCGCCGCTGCACCGCATCGAGCTGGTGCAGCCCAAGAAGGGCCAGGACAAGTACGTCTACACGTACTCGGACAACGAACTGCGCAGCACCCTGCTGGAGTTCCAGCGCAAGAACATCCGCTACAAGGACACCATCCAGCGCTACAAGGGCCTCGGCGAGATGGACGCCGACCAACTGGCCGAGACGACCATGGACCCGCGTTTTCGGACCCTGCGCCGGATCAACATCGGCGACCTGGAGGCCTCCGAGCAGGTCTTCGATCTGCTGATGGGCAACGAGGTGGCGCCGCGCAAGGAGTTCATCACCAGCTCGGCCGCCACCCTGGACCGCTCACGCATCGACGCGTGA
- a CDS encoding DUF1453 domain-containing protein, with amino-acid sequence MSALMNVLPALAAVTLILVRQFKPQQVGGSRRWWMLPALLLFFSVKNGGLVDQHHRSGSLVLLGAEVLIGVLMGVGWALTSKTWTEADGTVWSRGTGATAGIWLLGILVRVGLAGLGALAGIHLGMGAILLALAASLLVRGGLLMWRTQPAPASYGAPAAAAGAGSARQSRRGSLD; translated from the coding sequence ATGTCCGCGCTCATGAACGTGTTGCCGGCCCTCGCCGCGGTCACGCTGATCCTGGTACGCCAGTTCAAGCCGCAGCAGGTGGGCGGCTCCCGGCGCTGGTGGATGCTCCCCGCGCTGCTGCTGTTCTTCTCGGTGAAGAACGGCGGCCTGGTGGACCAGCACCACCGCTCGGGCTCGCTCGTGCTGCTGGGCGCGGAGGTCCTGATCGGGGTGCTCATGGGCGTCGGCTGGGCCCTGACGTCGAAGACCTGGACCGAGGCGGACGGCACGGTGTGGTCGCGTGGCACCGGGGCCACCGCCGGGATCTGGTTGCTCGGCATCCTCGTGCGCGTCGGGCTCGCCGGGCTCGGCGCCCTGGCCGGGATCCACCTGGGCATGGGTGCCATCCTGCTCGCCCTCGCCGCCTCCCTCCTGGTGCGCGGCGGCCTCCTGATGTGGCGGACCCAGCCGGCCCCGGCGTCCTACGGTGCGCCGGCCGCGGCGGCAGGCGCCGGCTCCGCCCGGCAGTCCCGGCGCGGCTCACTCGACTGA
- a CDS encoding DUF485 domain-containing protein produces MEKQEGRDSAAARIDDPWYDTIASGWGELEGDAVAATVPAQQRAGEDERAGAAEIYLEVHRSAAFGEVRRRYRRFVVPAALAFFAWYLAYVITAVGAPDLMARPVAGAVNVAMVAGLAQFLTTFLLTWAYARHARLRRDHAALELRWVVFEQNQQNRRHHRHSGPWGGTITARRDEGQETTRGADK; encoded by the coding sequence GTGGAGAAGCAGGAAGGGCGTGACTCCGCGGCGGCGCGGATCGACGACCCTTGGTACGACACCATCGCCTCCGGGTGGGGCGAGCTGGAGGGCGACGCGGTGGCCGCGACCGTGCCCGCCCAGCAGCGGGCGGGCGAGGACGAACGTGCCGGCGCGGCCGAGATCTACCTCGAAGTGCACCGCAGCGCGGCCTTTGGGGAGGTGCGCCGCCGCTATCGCCGGTTCGTCGTCCCGGCCGCCCTCGCCTTCTTCGCCTGGTATCTCGCCTACGTGATCACCGCGGTCGGCGCCCCGGACCTCATGGCACGCCCGGTGGCCGGCGCGGTGAACGTGGCGATGGTCGCGGGACTGGCCCAGTTCCTCACCACCTTCCTGCTGACCTGGGCCTACGCCCGTCACGCCCGGCTGCGCAGGGACCACGCCGCGCTGGAGCTGCGCTGGGTCGTGTTCGAGCAGAACCAGCAGAACCGGCGCCACCACCGGCACAGCGGCCCCTGGGGAGGGACCATCACGGCCCGGCGGGACGAAGGACAGGAAACGACACGGGGAGCCGACAAGTGA
- a CDS encoding cation acetate symporter, with amino-acid sequence MIAGGDQQTLALLLFSAFVAATLAITTWVSRNRHGSAEEFYTGGRLFSPMENGFAIAGDYMSAASFLGISGLIALFGYDGMLYSVGFLVAWLVVLLLVAELVRNCGKFTLADVVAARMSERPVRIAAGTSSVTVSVLYLVAQMVGAGSLVALLLGGTSGAARNWTVIGVGALMVVYVSLGGMRATTWIQIVKAVLLMAGTITLTVLVLLRFHGDINLLLNTAAEHSGHGKEFLAPGLKYGGDWTARLDFISLGLALVLGTAGLPHILSRFYTVPTARAARRSVIWSIGLIGGFYLMTIVLGFGAAALVGTAEVKASNPAGNTAVALLAYHLGGGAGSTGGTVLFAVVAAVAFATILAVVAGITLASSASVAHDLYASLKRGHAKQRSEVAVARVAAVGIGAVAIALGLLARDLNVAFLVGLAFAVAASANLPVLLYSLFWRNFTTRGAVWSVYGGLIPALILVLVSPVVSGSPESLFPGVDFQFFPLQNPGLLSIPLGFLAGWLGTVTSHEVADELKHAEAEVRALTGAGAA; translated from the coding sequence GTGATCGCCGGTGGGGACCAGCAGACTCTGGCGCTGCTCCTGTTCAGCGCGTTCGTGGCGGCGACGCTCGCCATCACCACCTGGGTGAGCCGCAACCGGCACGGCTCGGCCGAGGAGTTCTACACGGGCGGCCGGCTCTTCTCCCCCATGGAAAATGGTTTTGCCATCGCGGGCGACTACATGTCGGCCGCCTCCTTCCTCGGCATCTCCGGCCTCATCGCCCTGTTCGGCTACGACGGCATGCTCTACTCCGTGGGCTTCCTCGTCGCGTGGCTTGTGGTGCTGCTCCTGGTCGCCGAACTCGTCCGCAACTGCGGGAAGTTCACGCTGGCCGACGTGGTCGCCGCCCGGATGAGCGAGCGGCCGGTGCGGATCGCGGCGGGAACTTCCTCGGTCACCGTGTCCGTTCTCTATCTGGTGGCGCAGATGGTCGGCGCGGGCAGCCTGGTCGCCCTGCTGCTCGGTGGCACGAGCGGCGCCGCGCGGAACTGGACGGTGATCGGGGTGGGCGCCCTGATGGTGGTCTATGTGTCGCTCGGCGGCATGCGGGCCACCACCTGGATCCAGATCGTGAAGGCCGTCCTGCTCATGGCCGGCACGATCACCCTCACCGTGCTCGTGCTGCTGCGCTTCCACGGCGACATCAATCTGCTGCTGAACACCGCGGCCGAACACAGCGGCCACGGAAAGGAGTTCCTGGCACCCGGCCTCAAATACGGCGGCGACTGGACGGCGCGGCTCGACTTCATCAGCCTCGGTCTCGCCCTGGTCCTCGGCACGGCCGGACTGCCGCACATCCTCTCGCGCTTCTACACCGTGCCCACCGCCCGGGCCGCCCGCCGCTCGGTCATCTGGTCCATCGGCCTCATCGGCGGCTTCTACCTGATGACGATCGTGCTCGGCTTCGGCGCGGCCGCGCTGGTCGGCACCGCCGAGGTCAAGGCGTCCAACCCGGCGGGCAACACCGCCGTCGCACTGCTCGCCTACCACCTGGGCGGCGGAGCCGGCTCCACCGGCGGCACAGTCCTGTTCGCCGTGGTCGCCGCGGTCGCCTTCGCCACGATCCTCGCCGTGGTCGCGGGCATCACCCTCGCGTCCTCCGCCTCCGTCGCCCACGATCTGTACGCCTCCCTCAAGCGCGGGCACGCCAAGCAGCGCAGCGAGGTCGCGGTCGCGCGGGTCGCGGCGGTGGGGATCGGGGCGGTGGCCATCGCGCTCGGCCTGCTGGCCCGCGACCTCAACGTGGCGTTCCTGGTCGGCCTCGCCTTCGCGGTGGCCGCGTCGGCGAACCTGCCGGTGCTCCTGTACTCGCTGTTCTGGCGGAACTTCACGACGCGGGGCGCCGTGTGGTCGGTGTACGGGGGCCTGATTCCCGCGCTGATCCTGGTGCTCGTCTCGCCCGTGGTCTCGGGCAGCCCCGAATCCCTCTTCCCCGGCGTGGACTTCCAGTTCTTCCCGCTGCAAAACCCCGGCCTGCTCTCCATCCCCCTCGGGTTCCTCGCGGGCTGGCTCGGCACGGTGACCTCGCACGAGGTGGCGGACGAGCTCAAGCACGCGGAGGCGGAGGTACGGGCCCTGACCGGCGCGGGAGCGGCGTAG
- a CDS encoding response regulator, which yields MIDVLVVDDDFRVAEINAAYVGKVPGFRVAARAHSAAQALAALERHRIDLVLLDHFLPDETGLSLVRRMRQRGHHTDVIMVTSASDVATVQAAMRHGALHYLVKPFTFAGLRAKLDAYATLRRTVDRAADTSGAGPAAQDQEQVDRIFAALRTGLPSRHSVPTAELIRDVLHDADHPLSAHEVAGRTGLSRSTAQRYLRLLEQSGRLRLTLRYGETGRPEHRYAWAV from the coding sequence GTGATCGATGTCCTGGTCGTGGACGACGATTTCCGGGTCGCTGAGATCAACGCGGCGTACGTCGGGAAGGTTCCCGGCTTCCGGGTGGCGGCGCGGGCGCACAGCGCCGCGCAGGCGCTGGCCGCCCTGGAGCGCCACCGGATCGATCTGGTCCTGCTCGACCACTTCCTGCCCGACGAGACCGGGCTCAGCCTGGTGCGCCGGATGCGCCAACGGGGCCACCACACCGACGTGATCATGGTGACGTCGGCGAGCGATGTGGCGACCGTCCAGGCCGCGATGCGCCACGGCGCCCTGCACTATCTGGTGAAGCCGTTCACCTTCGCGGGGCTGCGGGCCAAGCTCGACGCGTACGCGACGCTGCGGCGCACGGTGGACCGGGCCGCGGACACCTCGGGCGCGGGGCCGGCGGCGCAGGACCAGGAGCAGGTAGACCGGATCTTCGCCGCGCTGCGCACCGGGCTGCCGAGCCGCCACTCGGTGCCGACAGCGGAACTGATCCGCGACGTCCTGCACGACGCCGACCACCCGCTGTCCGCCCACGAGGTCGCCGGACGCACCGGCCTGAGCCGGTCCACGGCCCAGCGCTATCTGCGTCTGCTCGAACAGTCCGGGCGCCTGCGCCTGACCCTGCGCTACGGCGAGACGGGACGCCCGGAACACCGCTACGCGTGGGCGGTGTGA
- a CDS encoding ABC transporter ATP-binding protein codes for MNTDTSPAIELRGAGKAFRTPSGAAHIAVRDLDLTVCQGEFVVVVGPTGCGKSTTLTLVSGLEEPTYGEVFVAGEPVRGIGDKVGFVFQQDAVFPWRTVLSNVMAGPRFRGVAKAEAKEMARAWLARVGLSAFEDRYPHQLSGGQRKRVALAATFVNDPRILLMDEPFSALDVQTRALMSDELLELWTGSGASVVFVTHDLEESIALADRVVVMTAGPATVKRVFDIGLPRPRKVEEVRLEPRFLEIYREIWQCLGEEVRITRERSVTDAA; via the coding sequence ATGAACACAGACACCAGCCCCGCCATCGAGCTGAGGGGCGCGGGCAAGGCGTTCCGTACGCCGTCGGGCGCCGCGCACATCGCCGTACGGGACCTCGATCTCACCGTGTGCCAGGGTGAGTTCGTGGTCGTCGTCGGTCCCACCGGCTGCGGCAAGTCGACCACGCTGACCCTGGTCAGCGGCCTGGAGGAGCCCACCTATGGTGAGGTTTTCGTGGCCGGGGAGCCGGTCCGCGGCATCGGGGACAAGGTCGGCTTCGTCTTCCAGCAGGACGCCGTCTTCCCTTGGCGCACCGTGCTCTCCAACGTCATGGCGGGCCCGCGCTTTCGCGGCGTGGCGAAGGCCGAAGCCAAGGAGATGGCCCGCGCCTGGCTCGCCCGGGTCGGCCTGAGCGCCTTCGAGGACCGCTATCCGCACCAGCTCTCCGGCGGCCAGCGCAAGCGCGTCGCGCTCGCCGCCACCTTTGTGAACGACCCGCGCATCCTGCTGATGGACGAGCCGTTCTCGGCCCTCGACGTGCAGACCAGAGCCCTGATGTCGGACGAACTCCTCGAGCTCTGGACGGGCAGCGGGGCCTCGGTCGTGTTCGTCACCCACGACCTGGAGGAGTCCATCGCCCTGGCCGACCGGGTCGTCGTGATGACGGCGGGCCCCGCCACCGTGAAACGGGTCTTCGACATCGGCCTGCCACGCCCGCGCAAGGTCGAGGAGGTGCGCCTCGAACCACGCTTCCTTGAGATCTACCGGGAGATCTGGCAGTGCCTGGGCGAAGAGGTCCGCATCACCAGGGAGCGGAGCGTCACCGATGCCGCCTGA
- a CDS encoding ABC transporter permease gives MPPDAHGASPTPLDAPAPSGAKGATRARAARNRRLLVLGSRVLLLVVVFGAWEVLARAEVIDAFNFSMPSAIWRQIREWAEHGTAQGSLWEQIWYTLYEALLGWAVGVVAGVVLGIALGRIRFLADVLGPYIKVLNAIPRIVLAPVFLIWFGLGPASKVASAVVLVFFPVFFNAFQGAREVDRNLVDHARVLGASKQRVTLQVVIPSATSWIFTSLHVSFGFALIGAIVGEYIGATKGLGLLVAASQGTFNAAGVYAAMAILAVVALLTEALLTFAERRLFRWRPAESATDR, from the coding sequence ATGCCGCCGGACGCTCACGGTGCCTCACCGACGCCGCTCGACGCCCCCGCCCCGTCCGGCGCCAAGGGCGCGACGCGTGCCCGGGCTGCCCGCAACCGCCGTCTTCTGGTCCTCGGCAGCCGCGTCCTGCTCCTGGTCGTGGTCTTCGGCGCCTGGGAAGTGCTGGCCCGCGCCGAGGTCATCGACGCCTTCAACTTCTCGATGCCCTCGGCCATTTGGCGCCAGATACGGGAGTGGGCCGAGCACGGCACCGCGCAGGGTTCGCTCTGGGAGCAGATCTGGTACACGCTCTACGAGGCGCTGCTCGGCTGGGCCGTCGGGGTGGTCGCGGGTGTGGTGCTGGGCATCGCCCTTGGCCGGATCCGCTTCCTCGCCGACGTGCTCGGCCCCTACATCAAGGTGCTCAACGCCATCCCGCGCATCGTGCTCGCGCCCGTCTTTTTGATCTGGTTCGGGCTCGGCCCTGCCTCCAAGGTCGCCTCCGCCGTCGTCCTCGTCTTCTTCCCGGTCTTCTTCAACGCCTTCCAGGGCGCCCGCGAGGTCGACCGGAACCTGGTGGACCACGCCCGCGTCCTGGGCGCGAGCAAGCAGCGCGTGACCCTTCAGGTGGTCATCCCCTCCGCCACCTCCTGGATCTTCACCAGCCTTCACGTCAGCTTCGGCTTCGCGCTGATCGGGGCGATCGTCGGCGAGTACATCGGCGCGACCAAGGGCCTCGGGCTCCTGGTGGCCGCCTCGCAGGGAACCTTCAACGCCGCCGGTGTGTACGCGGCGATGGCCATTCTGGCGGTGGTCGCGCTGCTGACCGAGGCTCTGCTCACCTTCGCCGAACGGCGGCTGTTCCGCTGGCGCCCGGCCGAGTCCGCCACCGACCGCTGA
- a CDS encoding ABC transporter substrate-binding protein, with the protein MTLSACGGHAASDTRSASGQATVKIMVGGLDKVIYLPAMLTQRLGYFQAEGLDVRLLTEPAGVQAETALISGDVQGAVGFYDHTLDLQVKGKKVESVVQFSHAPGEVEVVSTRAAAGIGSPQDFKGKKLGVTGLGSSTDFLTKYLAVRDGVKTSDFTPVAVGAGQTFIAALKQGSIDGGMTTDPTVAALLDQKLGKVLIDMRTPEGSRQALGGPYPSSSLYMNTQWVNDHRQTVQKLVNALVKTLRWMSTHSALEIVAKMPADYAQGGKALYAQAIESTLPMFTKDGVMPENGPETVERVLKAFNPNLKSAKVDLSGTYTTEFVKKVPQG; encoded by the coding sequence ATGACGCTCTCCGCCTGCGGCGGCCACGCGGCGTCGGACACCAGGAGCGCGTCCGGGCAGGCCACCGTCAAGATCATGGTCGGCGGCCTCGACAAGGTCATCTATCTGCCCGCGATGCTGACCCAGCGGCTCGGCTACTTCCAGGCCGAGGGCCTGGACGTGCGGTTGCTGACCGAACCGGCCGGGGTGCAGGCCGAGACCGCGCTCATCTCCGGTGACGTCCAGGGCGCCGTCGGCTTTTACGACCACACCCTCGACCTTCAGGTGAAGGGCAAGAAGGTGGAGTCCGTGGTGCAGTTCTCGCACGCGCCGGGCGAGGTGGAGGTCGTCTCCACGCGGGCCGCGGCGGGCATCGGGTCGCCCCAGGACTTCAAGGGCAAGAAGCTCGGGGTCACCGGGCTCGGGTCGTCGACGGACTTCCTCACCAAGTACCTCGCGGTCCGCGACGGGGTGAAGACCAGCGACTTCACCCCCGTCGCGGTCGGGGCGGGACAGACCTTCATCGCCGCGTTGAAGCAGGGCTCCATCGACGGCGGCATGACCACCGACCCGACGGTCGCCGCCCTCCTCGACCAGAAGCTCGGCAAGGTCCTGATCGACATGCGCACGCCCGAGGGCTCACGGCAGGCGCTCGGCGGTCCCTATCCGTCCTCCAGTCTGTACATGAACACGCAGTGGGTGAACGATCACCGGCAGACGGTGCAGAAGCTGGTCAACGCCCTGGTGAAGACGTTGCGTTGGATGTCCACGCACAGTGCGCTGGAGATCGTGGCCAAGATGCCGGCGGACTACGCGCAGGGCGGCAAGGCGCTCTACGCGCAGGCGATCGAGTCCACGCTGCCGATGTTCACCAAGGACGGCGTCATGCCCGAGAACGGTCCTGAGACGGTCGAGCGCGTACTCAAGGCGTTCAATCCCAACCTCAAGTCGGCCAAGGTCGATCTGTCCGGGACCTACACGACGGAGTTCGTGAAGAAGGTCCCGCAGGGCTGA
- a CDS encoding response regulator codes for MIDVLVVDDDPRVADINAAYTAKVPGFRVVALAHSAAQALARVVAQPVDLVLLDHYLPDENGLAFVRELRALGHHTDVIMVTAARDVATVQAAMRQGALQYLVKPFNFAGLRAKLEAYAVLRRTLDGGGEAEQAEVDRIFGALSVPAEPDLPKGHSPTTADLLRRVLKAAEGPLATQEIAERAGVSRQTAQRYLKLLERAGRVRLGLRYGETGRPEHRYAWVASR; via the coding sequence GTGATCGACGTACTGGTCGTGGACGACGATCCCCGGGTCGCCGACATCAATGCCGCCTACACCGCGAAAGTTCCCGGCTTCCGGGTGGTGGCGCTCGCGCATTCGGCCGCCCAGGCGCTGGCCCGGGTCGTGGCGCAGCCGGTGGATCTGGTGCTGCTCGATCACTATCTGCCGGACGAGAACGGGCTCGCCTTCGTGCGGGAGCTGCGGGCGCTGGGCCACCACACCGACGTGATCATGGTGACGGCGGCCCGCGATGTGGCCACCGTGCAGGCCGCGATGCGTCAGGGCGCGTTGCAGTATCTGGTCAAGCCCTTCAACTTCGCCGGCCTGCGCGCCAAGTTGGAGGCGTACGCCGTGCTGCGCCGGACCCTGGACGGTGGCGGCGAGGCCGAGCAGGCGGAGGTGGACCGGATCTTCGGGGCGCTGTCCGTCCCGGCCGAGCCCGACCTTCCCAAGGGCCACTCCCCCACCACCGCCGATCTGCTGCGCCGGGTGCTCAAGGCGGCCGAGGGCCCGCTCGCGACCCAGGAGATCGCGGAGCGGGCGGGGGTGAGCCGTCAGACCGCTCAGCGCTATCTGAAGCTCCTTGAGCGGGCCGGCCGGGTGCGGCTCGGTCTGCGCTACGGCGAGACGGGCCGCCCCGAGCACCGCTACGCGTGGGTGGCCTCGCGGTAG
- a CDS encoding sensor histidine kinase: protein MTAHPTRPAPRRRRLGWPRRVFSQVLLMQLAIAAGVAVLATGLFLAPLGAQLDDQAMRRALAIAATTAAQPRLADDLRSTPPSAGGPVQAEAERVRRATGAEYVVVMDTRGVRWSHTDPREIGRVVSTDPKDALAGHDVMEIDSGTLGRSARGKVPLRDARGTIVGAVSVGIEYDSVRARLLHAIPGLLAYAGGALAVGALAAYLIARRIHRQTRDLAFSDISMLLAEREAMLHSIREGVVALDRGGRIRLLNDEAQRLLGVGPEVAGQALDDALGAGRTTEVLAGRVEGTDLLTVRGHRVLVANRMPTQDGGAVATLRDRTELERLGRELDSTRGLIDALRAQDHEHANRLHTLLGLLELELYEEAADFVTEVVGVHRATAEQVTEKVEDPLLAAVLVGKATVAAERAVALGLSPATLLPDRLVDPRGLVTVIGNLVDNALDATAGVPGAAVEVELRAEGRTVVVRVRDNGPGIPAELRELVFTEGWTTKEAPAHGKRGLGLALVGRFAERMGGGARVADGPDGGAEFTVVLPDALGETPHTSTEAGSVTSTDAGSVTSTDGRRRPVEEAR from the coding sequence ATGACCGCCCACCCGACCAGGCCCGCGCCCCGCAGGCGGCGTCTGGGCTGGCCACGGCGGGTCTTCTCCCAGGTGCTCCTCATGCAACTGGCCATCGCGGCCGGTGTGGCCGTGCTGGCCACCGGGCTCTTCCTCGCCCCGCTCGGCGCCCAGCTCGACGACCAGGCCATGCGGCGTGCCCTCGCCATCGCCGCCACGACCGCCGCCCAGCCCCGGCTCGCCGACGACCTGCGCTCCACCCCGCCCTCCGCCGGCGGCCCGGTGCAGGCCGAGGCGGAACGCGTGCGGCGCGCGACGGGCGCCGAGTACGTGGTGGTCATGGACACGCGAGGGGTGCGCTGGTCGCACACCGACCCCCGTGAGATCGGCCGGGTCGTCTCCACCGACCCGAAGGACGCGCTGGCCGGCCACGACGTCATGGAGATCGACAGCGGCACCCTGGGCCGCTCGGCCCGCGGCAAGGTCCCGCTGCGCGACGCCCGTGGCACGATCGTGGGCGCCGTGTCGGTGGGCATCGAGTACGACAGCGTCCGGGCCCGGCTCCTGCACGCGATCCCGGGGCTGCTCGCGTATGCGGGCGGCGCGCTCGCGGTGGGCGCGCTCGCCGCCTACCTCATCGCAAGGCGCATCCACCGGCAGACCCGTGACCTGGCGTTCTCCGACATCTCCATGCTGCTCGCCGAACGTGAGGCGATGCTGCACTCCATCCGTGAGGGCGTGGTCGCACTCGACCGGGGCGGGCGCATCAGACTCCTCAACGACGAGGCGCAGCGTTTGCTCGGCGTCGGACCCGAAGTGGCCGGGCAGGCCCTGGACGACGCGCTGGGCGCGGGACGTACGACGGAGGTCCTCGCGGGCCGGGTCGAGGGCACCGACCTGTTGACCGTGCGCGGCCACCGCGTCCTGGTCGCCAACCGGATGCCGACGCAGGACGGCGGCGCCGTGGCGACCCTGCGCGACCGTACCGAGCTGGAACGCCTGGGCCGCGAACTGGACTCGACGCGCGGCCTTATCGACGCCCTGCGCGCCCAGGACCACGAGCACGCCAACCGGCTGCACACCCTGCTGGGCCTGCTCGAACTGGAGCTGTACGAGGAGGCCGCCGACTTCGTCACCGAGGTCGTCGGGGTGCACCGGGCCACCGCCGAGCAGGTCACGGAGAAGGTCGAGGATCCGCTGCTCGCCGCCGTCCTGGTCGGCAAGGCGACGGTCGCCGCCGAGCGCGCGGTGGCCCTCGGTCTGTCCCCCGCGACCCTGCTGCCGGACCGGCTCGTCGATCCCCGCGGCCTGGTCACCGTCATCGGCAACCTCGTCGACAACGCGCTGGACGCGACGGCCGGGGTGCCCGGCGCCGCGGTGGAGGTGGAGCTGCGCGCCGAGGGACGCACGGTGGTCGTACGGGTCCGTGACAACGGTCCCGGCATCCCCGCCGAGCTGCGGGAGCTGGTCTTCACCGAGGGCTGGACGACCAAGGAGGCGCCCGCGCACGGCAAGCGGGGGCTCGGGCTCGCGCTGGTGGGCAGGTTCGCGGAGCGCATGGGCGGCGGCGCGCGCGTCGCCGACGGTCCGGACGGCGGGGCGGAGTTCACCGTCGTACTGCCCGACGCGCTGGGCGAGACGCCGCACACGAGCACGGAGGCCGGCTCCGTCACGAGCACGGATGCGGGCTCCGTCACGAGCACGGACGGGCGACGAAGGCCCGTCGAGGAGGCGCGGTGA